The Rhodocytophaga rosea genome has a segment encoding these proteins:
- a CDS encoding bifunctional alpha,alpha-trehalose-phosphate synthase (UDP-forming)/trehalose-phosphatase, with product MPRLITISNRLPISVKLVDDNFVYTTSVGGLATGLSSTDTVKENYWVGWPGSTIEAPKDQAELKQKLNADNMQPVFLTDHEYDNFYEGFSNKTIWPLFHYFTQYTTYKKSYWEYYRKVNQLFCDEIKKIAQPDDVFWVHDYQLMLLPGMLREIFPDATIGFFLHIPFPSYEIFRTLPWRKEVLQGILGSDLVGFHTFDYMRHFLSAATRILDLNHHLGRINMANRVVEVDSFPMGIDYDKFANAVYEKETIKEIIELRQQLGKDKIILSVDRLDYSKGILERIIAFERFLGKYPEYQGQVTLLVILVPSRAGVDQYQNLKEQIDEAVGRINGKYNTLRWSPIHYFYRALPFHTLAAIYYMSDVALITPLRDGMNLIAKEYIASKTDQTGVLILSEMAGAAKELTEAIHVNPSDWHDIVRAIHTALTMPQQEQIKRNAAMQQTLKRYNVKRWSQVFMDRLREVRLATEKIKQKQFNDEILARLTKSYNESDKRLFLLDYDGTLVDFQDDPQKVSPDEYLYNLLKKLSDHPENSVVVISGRDKNSLERWLGKLNIGIIAEHGVWSKEPSGEWTRADMIDQEWKQELKGVMETFVDRTPGTFIEVKDYSLVWHYRKADQGLAEIRVHELLETLSQYTSRMRLQILEGNKVIEVKNAGINKGHAAEGWAQRNPEGFILAIGDDYTDEDTFKAVGSYTNAFTIKVGHNQTAAHYNIDSNRDVLRILHVLSEQQGIASDYKKVDMTA from the coding sequence ATGCCCCGCCTGATAACCATATCTAACAGATTGCCTATATCGGTAAAACTTGTAGATGATAATTTTGTGTATACCACGAGTGTAGGCGGCTTAGCTACCGGCTTAAGCTCTACTGATACTGTTAAAGAAAATTACTGGGTAGGCTGGCCCGGCAGTACCATAGAAGCACCTAAAGATCAGGCTGAACTTAAGCAGAAACTCAATGCGGACAATATGCAGCCCGTATTTCTGACCGATCATGAGTATGATAACTTCTATGAAGGATTCAGCAATAAAACCATCTGGCCGCTTTTTCACTATTTTACCCAGTATACCACCTACAAAAAGTCGTATTGGGAATATTACCGGAAAGTAAACCAGCTTTTCTGTGATGAAATTAAAAAGATCGCCCAGCCAGATGATGTGTTCTGGGTACACGATTACCAGTTGATGTTGTTGCCAGGTATGCTGCGTGAAATCTTTCCGGATGCAACCATTGGTTTCTTCCTGCATATTCCTTTTCCTTCCTACGAGATATTCCGGACACTTCCCTGGCGGAAAGAAGTGTTACAAGGCATTCTGGGTTCTGACCTGGTAGGTTTTCATACCTTCGATTATATGCGCCATTTCCTGAGTGCAGCCACCCGTATTCTGGACCTGAACCACCATTTAGGCAGAATTAATATGGCAAACCGGGTAGTAGAAGTAGATTCTTTCCCGATGGGTATTGATTATGATAAATTTGCCAATGCCGTATATGAGAAAGAAACCATTAAAGAGATTATTGAGCTACGGCAGCAATTGGGGAAAGATAAAATAATATTATCGGTAGACCGCCTGGATTACTCAAAAGGTATTCTGGAGCGTATTATTGCTTTTGAACGTTTTCTGGGCAAATATCCCGAATACCAGGGACAAGTTACATTGCTGGTGATTCTGGTGCCTTCCCGTGCGGGGGTAGATCAGTATCAGAACCTGAAAGAGCAGATCGACGAAGCTGTAGGACGGATTAACGGAAAATATAATACCCTGCGCTGGTCACCTATTCACTATTTCTACCGGGCTTTACCTTTCCATACCTTAGCCGCTATTTACTACATGTCGGATGTGGCACTGATTACGCCGCTTCGGGATGGGATGAACCTGATTGCCAAGGAATACATTGCTTCTAAAACCGACCAGACCGGCGTATTGATTCTAAGCGAAATGGCTGGTGCTGCCAAAGAATTGACTGAGGCTATTCATGTAAATCCCAGCGACTGGCACGACATTGTACGGGCTATTCATACGGCACTTACTATGCCGCAACAGGAACAGATCAAGCGCAATGCAGCCATGCAGCAAACCCTGAAACGTTATAATGTGAAACGCTGGTCGCAGGTATTTATGGACAGGCTCCGGGAAGTAAGGCTGGCAACTGAAAAAATAAAGCAAAAGCAGTTTAACGATGAAATTCTGGCCCGCTTGACAAAATCGTATAACGAATCTGATAAACGCCTTTTCTTGCTTGATTATGATGGTACACTAGTTGATTTCCAGGATGATCCTCAAAAAGTTTCTCCGGATGAATACCTTTATAACTTGCTCAAAAAACTCAGCGACCATCCAGAGAATTCAGTGGTAGTGATCAGCGGCCGTGATAAAAATTCGCTTGAGCGCTGGCTGGGAAAACTCAATATTGGCATTATTGCTGAGCATGGCGTATGGTCTAAAGAGCCTAGTGGCGAATGGACGAGGGCAGATATGATCGATCAGGAATGGAAGCAGGAGCTAAAAGGCGTAATGGAAACATTTGTCGATCGTACACCAGGTACGTTCATTGAAGTGAAAGATTATTCCCTCGTATGGCATTACCGCAAGGCAGATCAGGGTCTGGCCGAAATACGGGTGCATGAGTTACTCGAAACCTTATCCCAGTATACTTCCCGTATGCGTCTTCAGATTCTGGAGGGAAATAAAGTAATAGAAGTTAAAAATGCTGGTATCAATAAAGGACATGCTGCCGAAGGATGGGCACAGCGCAATCCGGAAGGCTTTATTCTGGCGATTGGCGACGATTATACAGATGAAGATACCTTTAAAGCCGTAGGTTCATATACCAATGCTTTTACCATTAAAGTAGGCCATAACCAGACAGCGGCTCATTATAATATTGATTCCAACCGGGATGTGCTACGTATTCTGCACGTGCTGAGCGAACAACAAGGAATTGCCTCTGATTATAAAAAGGTAGATATGACAGCCTGA
- a CDS encoding O-acetyl-ADP-ribose deacetylase produces MPNTEKMQQQVIQLIQGDITKVETDAIVNAANSSLLGGGGVDGAIHRAGGRQILEECMQIRARQGGCATGEAVITTAGKLPARFVIHTVGPVWQGGNRNEPQLLANAYRNSLQLALENDCRTIAFPNISTGIYGYPKELAADVAIATVNQYLKDHPGSFDTILFVCFDDENFTIYQKAITG; encoded by the coding sequence ATGCCTAATACTGAGAAAATGCAGCAACAAGTAATACAACTCATTCAGGGAGACATAACCAAGGTAGAAACAGATGCCATTGTAAATGCTGCTAATTCATCTCTCTTGGGAGGAGGAGGGGTAGACGGTGCCATTCACCGGGCAGGAGGGAGGCAGATTTTGGAAGAATGTATGCAAATACGGGCCAGGCAGGGCGGGTGTGCAACCGGAGAAGCCGTAATTACTACAGCAGGGAAACTACCAGCCAGATTTGTGATTCATACGGTGGGGCCAGTGTGGCAGGGAGGCAACCGCAACGAACCTCAGTTATTGGCCAATGCCTACCGGAACAGTCTGCAACTGGCTCTGGAAAATGATTGCCGCACCATTGCCTTTCCAAATATCAGTACAGGTATTTATGGCTATCCGAAAGAATTAGCGGCTGATGTTGCCATTGCCACTGTAAATCAATATCTTAAAGATCACCCCGGTAGTTTTGATACTATTCTTTTTGTCTGCTTCGATGATGAGAATTTTACTATTTACCAGAAAGCCATTACCGGTTAA
- the hemN gene encoding oxygen-independent coproporphyrinogen III oxidase — translation MKLTKEELILQYNVPAPRYTSYPTVPCWEPQTPEQFQWMQVVERTFQETNAEKGISLYIHLPFCESLCTYCGCNTRITRNHGVELGYLEAVLKEWAIYLQSFGEIPIIRELHLGGGTPTFFSPENLSLLIEGIFRNASIHPEHEFSFEGHPNNTTTSHLQVLYDLGFRRVSFGIQDFDKKVQRTINRIQPFENVQRVTEAARKIGYASVNFDLIYGLPFQTLASIEDTINKVALLMPDRIAFYSYAHVPWIKPGQRSYTEKDLPDDVKKRALYELGLEKFKALGYADIGMDHFALPGDALHLAMLNKSLHRNFMGYTTCQTDLLLGLGTSSISDAKYAYLQNHKKVEDFKNSISDGHLAIHKGHFLSEEDLLIKECILSIICRGEVLWTPQLKEVLPFESHYQLLQMEQEGLIIVSAKSLQVTELGKAFVRNICMVFDRRHQEMNYHKEQVFSKAI, via the coding sequence ATGAAACTCACCAAAGAAGAACTGATTCTACAATACAATGTACCAGCGCCTAGATATACCAGTTATCCTACGGTACCCTGCTGGGAGCCACAAACACCAGAACAATTTCAATGGATGCAGGTAGTGGAGCGTACCTTCCAGGAAACCAATGCAGAAAAGGGAATCAGTTTGTACATTCACCTGCCTTTCTGCGAAAGCTTATGTACCTATTGCGGCTGTAATACACGCATTACCAGAAATCACGGTGTTGAACTAGGGTATTTGGAGGCTGTACTTAAAGAATGGGCCATCTATCTGCAAAGTTTTGGTGAAATACCTATCATACGGGAATTGCATCTGGGAGGTGGTACTCCTACTTTCTTCAGTCCTGAAAATCTCAGTCTATTGATAGAGGGGATTTTCAGAAATGCCAGTATTCATCCCGAACATGAATTTAGTTTTGAAGGGCATCCCAATAATACGACTACCTCTCATTTGCAGGTATTATACGACCTGGGCTTCCGAAGGGTGAGTTTTGGCATACAGGATTTTGATAAGAAAGTACAGAGAACTATTAACCGCATTCAGCCTTTCGAAAATGTGCAGCGTGTGACAGAGGCTGCCAGAAAAATCGGATATGCTTCCGTAAATTTCGATCTTATCTACGGCCTTCCTTTTCAGACATTGGCAAGTATTGAAGATACCATCAATAAAGTGGCCTTATTAATGCCCGACCGGATTGCTTTTTATTCCTATGCACATGTACCATGGATTAAACCCGGACAACGGAGCTATACAGAAAAAGATCTTCCAGATGATGTAAAAAAACGGGCTTTATATGAGCTGGGCCTGGAAAAATTCAAGGCTTTGGGTTATGCCGATATTGGAATGGACCATTTTGCACTTCCTGGTGACGCTCTACATCTGGCTATGTTGAACAAGTCTTTGCATCGCAATTTTATGGGCTATACTACCTGCCAGACAGATTTACTTCTGGGACTTGGTACTTCTTCTATCAGCGATGCGAAATATGCCTATTTGCAAAATCACAAGAAAGTGGAAGATTTTAAAAATAGCATTTCGGATGGGCATCTGGCAATACACAAAGGACATTTTCTTTCAGAAGAAGACCTGCTTATTAAAGAATGTATTCTGAGTATTATTTGTAGGGGTGAGGTTTTATGGACACCTCAGTTAAAAGAAGTATTACCTTTTGAATCACACTATCAACTATTACAGATGGAGCAGGAGGGCTTAATAATAGTATCTGCAAAAAGTTTGCAGGTTACTGAGTTGGGTAAAGCGTTTGTGCGGAATATATGTATGGTTTTCGACCGCAGACATCAGGAGATGAATTATCATAAAGAGCAGGTTTTCAGCAAAGCCATTTGA
- a CDS encoding WbuC family cupin fold metalloprotein, with product MIRIDTSLLDQVSVKAKDSARKRMNHNFHQTADDLLNRMLNAMEPGTYVCPHKHENPDKREAFIILRGSFLIVEFDNEGTITDYTLLSRSHGVFGLEISPRVYHTLICLEPGSVLYELKDGPYIPASDKHFAPWAPAEGSPEAAAYNQSILEKLQPSFAGRE from the coding sequence ATGATCCGGATAGACACATCTTTACTCGACCAGGTATCTGTTAAAGCCAAAGATTCAGCACGTAAACGCATGAATCATAATTTTCACCAGACTGCTGACGATCTGCTCAACCGGATGCTGAATGCCATGGAACCTGGCACGTATGTATGTCCGCACAAACACGAAAATCCTGATAAACGGGAAGCTTTTATTATTCTCAGGGGTTCGTTTTTGATTGTAGAATTTGATAATGAAGGTACAATTACAGACTATACATTATTAAGCCGTAGCCATGGAGTGTTTGGACTGGAAATTTCTCCCCGGGTATATCATACATTGATTTGCCTGGAACCTGGTTCGGTATTATATGAGTTGAAAGATGGCCCCTATATTCCGGCAAGTGATAAACATTTCGCACCTTGGGCTCCGGCAGAAGGCTCCCCAGAAGCGGCTGCTTATAATCAAAGTATTCTGGAGAAATTACAACCTTCTTTTGCGGGAAGAGAGTAA
- the hisG gene encoding ATP phosphoribosyltransferase codes for MEDKIRIAIQKSGRLSEDSLKLVKECGIQFNNGTGKLKSEADNFPAEFLFLRDDDIPGYVADGVADIGIVGENVAVEKDKNTVTVHRLGFSKCRLSLAIPRAGEYTGIEWLRNTNIATSYPKILSSFLEKHQIQAQIHEISGSVEIAPSIGLADAVCDIVSSGSTLMSNGLKEVEVIFKSEAILIAHPQLNAARQRILDQFLFRIKSVQAAKNNKYILLNAPNESIPRIIDILPGMKSPTIVPLAMSGWSSIHSVINENEFWQIIENLRDAGAQGILVVPIEKMIL; via the coding sequence ATGGAAGATAAAATCCGGATTGCCATTCAAAAATCAGGCAGGCTCAGTGAAGATTCCCTGAAGCTGGTAAAAGAATGCGGCATTCAGTTTAATAATGGGACAGGTAAATTAAAATCAGAAGCAGATAATTTTCCGGCTGAGTTTCTGTTTCTCAGAGATGATGATATTCCTGGCTATGTAGCTGACGGCGTAGCAGATATAGGGATTGTAGGCGAAAATGTAGCCGTAGAAAAAGACAAAAATACAGTGACAGTCCATCGACTGGGTTTTTCCAAGTGCCGCTTATCTCTGGCCATTCCCAGAGCCGGTGAATACACTGGAATAGAATGGCTGCGTAATACCAATATTGCTACTTCTTACCCAAAAATACTTTCATCTTTTCTGGAAAAACACCAGATACAGGCACAAATCCATGAGATCAGTGGTTCGGTGGAAATTGCGCCCAGTATTGGTCTGGCCGATGCCGTGTGTGACATTGTAAGTTCTGGCAGCACCCTGATGAGCAATGGACTGAAAGAAGTAGAAGTGATTTTCAAATCCGAAGCTATACTCATTGCTCATCCGCAATTGAATGCAGCCCGGCAACGCATCCTCGACCAGTTCCTGTTCAGAATCAAATCGGTACAAGCAGCTAAAAATAATAAATATATTCTGCTGAATGCGCCTAATGAATCTATTCCCAGGATTATAGATATTCTGCCTGGCATGAAAAGTCCGACGATTGTACCGCTGGCGATGTCTGGGTGGAGTTCTATTCATTCGGTAATCAATGAAAATGAATTCTGGCAGATCATTGAGAATCTCCGGGATGCTGGCGCACAAGGAATACTGGTAGTTCCCATAGAAAAAATGATTTTATAA
- the hisD gene encoding histidinol dehydrogenase yields MRIIKYPQASEWPQLLARPVMDISKIEAIVAPILEQVKNGGDEALRKLTLQIDKVVLEHLQVTPAEIAEAHKQVSVALKNAIASAKSNIERFHQAQQPQTIEKIETQPGVVCWRKNVGIQKVGLYIPGGTAPLFSTVLMLGIPAAIAGCQEIALCTPANRSGQVHPAILYAADIVGIRKIYKIGGAQAIAAMAYGTESISKVFKIFGPGNQYVTAAKQLINKEGIAIDMPAGPSEVAVYADDSAHAGFIAADLLSQAEHGTDSQVILVSACEQLINQVKEEVDTQLKVLPRANLAEQALANSKAFLVHTQEEAIDLLNEYAAEHLILATADAEIVGEKIVNAGSVFLGNYTPESCGDYASGTNHTLPTNGFAKAYSGVSVDSFVKKITFQHISPEGLLQLGPAVEEMAAAEELLAHKNAVSIRLKQLATS; encoded by the coding sequence ATGCGTATTATTAAATATCCGCAAGCCTCCGAATGGCCGCAGCTTTTAGCCAGGCCAGTAATGGATATAAGTAAGATAGAGGCTATTGTAGCGCCTATTTTAGAGCAAGTGAAAAACGGCGGAGATGAAGCCTTGCGGAAATTAACCCTGCAGATTGATAAGGTAGTCTTAGAACATCTACAGGTTACGCCGGCAGAAATTGCGGAAGCGCACAAGCAGGTGAGTGTAGCATTGAAAAATGCCATTGCAAGCGCTAAAAGCAATATAGAAAGATTTCATCAGGCTCAGCAGCCCCAGACCATAGAAAAAATAGAAACACAGCCTGGCGTAGTGTGCTGGCGCAAAAATGTAGGGATACAAAAAGTAGGCTTATATATTCCTGGAGGAACCGCTCCTTTATTTTCAACGGTACTGATGCTGGGAATTCCGGCGGCCATTGCCGGTTGCCAGGAAATTGCACTTTGTACTCCTGCTAACCGTTCCGGGCAGGTACATCCAGCCATTTTATATGCAGCAGACATCGTAGGCATCCGGAAGATTTATAAGATCGGTGGCGCTCAAGCTATTGCTGCCATGGCCTATGGGACAGAAAGTATTTCTAAAGTATTTAAAATATTTGGCCCTGGCAATCAGTACGTAACAGCTGCCAAACAATTAATTAACAAAGAAGGTATCGCCATAGATATGCCAGCTGGTCCTTCAGAAGTAGCCGTTTATGCTGATGATTCTGCTCATGCGGGCTTTATTGCGGCTGATTTACTTTCACAGGCTGAACATGGCACAGATAGCCAGGTGATACTGGTGTCTGCCTGCGAACAATTAATTAATCAGGTAAAAGAGGAAGTAGATACACAATTGAAGGTGCTTCCGAGAGCCAATCTGGCGGAACAGGCATTAGCCAACAGCAAGGCTTTTCTGGTACATACGCAGGAAGAAGCGATTGATTTACTGAATGAATATGCAGCCGAACACCTTATTCTGGCTACAGCCGATGCAGAGATTGTAGGGGAAAAGATTGTGAATGCCGGCTCTGTTTTTCTGGGAAATTATACACCCGAATCTTGCGGAGATTATGCTTCTGGTACCAATCATACCTTACCAACCAATGGTTTCGCTAAAGCATACAGTGGCGTTTCGGTGGATAGTTTTGTAAAGAAAATTACGTTTCAGCATATTAGCCCGGAGGGATTGCTGCAACTGGGACCGGCTGTGGAAGAAATGGCGGCTGCGGAAGAACTACTGGCACATAAAAATGCCGTGAGCATCCGGTTAAAACAGCTGGCAACTAGCTGA
- the hisC gene encoding histidinol-phosphate transaminase yields the protein MFDLKKILRPHILTLTPYASARDEYAGTEGIFLDANENPLGSVTPQPYNRYPDPYQWSLKEKISSIRNVPAKQIFLGNGSDEAIDLIIRATCTPAQDEVILLPPTYGMYEVSANIHEVRLVKVPLTPQFQIDVPAVLKAITPRTKLIFLCSPNNPTGNLLRKEDMQQIIKQFNGLVVVDEAYIDFAPEHTFVSKLQEYENLVVLQTFSKAWGLAGLRLGMAFASEEIVQVLNKLKPPYNISILTQEVVEKYIDNIAAKDRMVTQILSDKQLLIQHLQQLPIVEKIHPSDANFLLVKVSDASSVYRHLVNDRIIVRDRSKVILCEGCLRISVGNGEENNQLVTSLKSFSKMVSV from the coding sequence ATGTTTGACCTGAAAAAAATACTTCGTCCCCACATACTTACCTTAACGCCTTATGCTTCTGCCAGAGATGAGTATGCAGGCACTGAAGGCATTTTTCTGGATGCCAATGAGAATCCTTTGGGTTCGGTAACGCCACAGCCATACAACCGTTATCCTGACCCTTATCAGTGGAGCCTGAAAGAAAAGATTTCTTCCATCCGGAATGTGCCGGCTAAACAAATTTTTCTGGGAAACGGAAGCGACGAAGCCATAGATCTGATCATTCGTGCCACCTGTACACCAGCTCAGGATGAAGTAATTTTGCTGCCGCCTACCTATGGCATGTATGAGGTGAGTGCCAATATTCATGAGGTGCGTCTGGTAAAAGTGCCACTAACTCCGCAATTTCAGATTGATGTGCCAGCTGTACTGAAAGCCATTACGCCCAGAACTAAACTTATTTTCCTGTGTTCCCCCAATAATCCAACCGGTAATCTGCTTCGCAAAGAAGATATGCAGCAGATTATTAAGCAATTTAATGGACTCGTAGTAGTAGATGAGGCATATATTGATTTTGCACCGGAACATACATTTGTGAGTAAATTACAGGAATATGAAAATCTGGTAGTACTGCAAACTTTCTCAAAAGCCTGGGGATTGGCTGGCTTGCGGCTGGGAATGGCCTTTGCCTCGGAGGAAATTGTGCAGGTATTGAATAAATTGAAGCCACCCTATAATATCAGTATTCTCACCCAGGAAGTAGTAGAAAAGTATATTGACAATATTGCGGCAAAAGATAGAATGGTAACGCAAATTCTTAGTGATAAGCAGTTACTTATTCAACATTTACAACAACTTCCTATTGTTGAGAAAATTCACCCTTCTGATGCTAACTTTCTGCTCGTAAAGGTATCGGATGCCAGTTCCGTTTATCGCCATCTAGTTAACGACCGGATTATTGTGAGAGACCGTTCTAAAGTTATTCTATGCGAAGGTTGTTTGCGGATTTCCGTTGGCAATGGAGAAGAAAACAATCAACTGGTAACAAGCCTCAAATCCTTTTCTAAGATGGTATCTGTATAG
- a CDS encoding OmpA family protein has protein sequence MKRHYTLVSLLGLILFAGLFTDVVAQSEKGNKGQMNRLLKRGNKYFAAEDYHKALAQYEQILKIDSLYPQGLYQAGISRLWVFGSKSALQYLTTYENNLQLDGKPDKHFYYWLGRAYHLDSQFDKAIASYNKYLENLSRNDSRQEEVRKLILQTQFGKVYQSRPTDYYSVTLGAPLNSTYSDHSPVLTSDRQTLIFTSRRTENKQGDEITPKGDSYENVYVSSNENGIWTKPKLMDRNINSRRQHTSNVQLFDNDNKMLVYKSVNFGSLFMSQKEGSSWSKPKKFNNYLNTARFEPNGFVIKDESVVYFASGRESKNGNLDLFVSRKTEDSTWSEPERLPALINTDADEDAPFVSADGNTLYFSSRGHDSMGGYDIFKTTYSPGSRTWSKPLNLGFPFSTPADDIYFVTDSLNTISYVTSNRNGTTGEEDIFTIKPFGNVNVKGLITDRRSGIPLQDFTMNFTAQRKADVKSSLQTSEEGRYTLQLRSNYNYNVEIKNAEGDVLLLDVLNIPLAESDTSVIVRNYQVNLPSDDLALQGQRIRVENLNLVKMQYRPADSLTIRGVVSDASGIIEGAQVIIRREDSRETLLNTNTDDEGQYVFRFIPGEPRDFIVEVYKDGYLLNSIAVLYNEKVDFQGSTVELKSTMVNSVDASTRMTQIQVGAKQVLGGVYFEFNSAKLLAESSIALDKLFQFLKDNTTVTMEVGGHTDNIGTPEVNKSISTQRAQSVVNYLVKKGITRRRLTAVGYGEEQPITSNETSLNGRDVNRRVEVTILSK, from the coding sequence TATTGGGGCTTATCCTATTTGCAGGCCTTTTTACAGATGTTGTTGCTCAGTCTGAGAAAGGTAACAAGGGACAAATGAACAGGCTTCTGAAGAGAGGTAATAAATACTTTGCTGCAGAAGATTATCACAAAGCACTGGCACAATATGAGCAGATTCTAAAAATAGACTCTCTTTATCCGCAGGGTTTATACCAGGCTGGCATCAGCCGGCTTTGGGTATTTGGCAGTAAAAGCGCTTTACAATACCTGACCACTTATGAAAACAACCTCCAGCTCGACGGAAAACCCGATAAACATTTTTATTACTGGCTTGGCCGTGCTTATCACTTAGACTCACAATTCGATAAAGCCATTGCTAGCTATAATAAGTATCTCGAAAATCTTTCCAGAAATGACAGCCGCCAGGAGGAAGTAAGAAAATTGATTTTACAAACACAGTTTGGAAAAGTATACCAATCCAGACCGACAGATTACTATTCTGTTACTTTAGGAGCCCCTCTCAATAGTACCTACTCCGACCATAGCCCTGTACTAACTTCAGACAGGCAAACCCTGATTTTTACCTCCCGCCGGACAGAAAACAAGCAAGGAGATGAAATTACGCCCAAAGGCGATTCCTATGAAAACGTGTATGTATCCAGTAATGAAAATGGGATCTGGACGAAACCTAAGTTAATGGACCGCAACATTAACAGCCGCAGGCAGCATACCTCCAATGTTCAGTTGTTTGACAACGATAATAAGATGCTTGTCTACAAATCAGTAAATTTTGGTTCGCTGTTTATGTCACAGAAAGAGGGAAGCAGCTGGAGTAAGCCTAAAAAATTCAATAATTATTTGAACACAGCCCGTTTTGAACCAAATGGATTTGTAATTAAAGATGAATCGGTGGTATACTTTGCTTCCGGCCGGGAATCAAAAAACGGAAACCTGGACCTGTTTGTATCCCGTAAGACAGAAGATAGCACCTGGTCGGAACCCGAACGCCTTCCTGCACTTATCAATACGGATGCGGATGAAGATGCTCCTTTTGTATCGGCAGATGGCAATACACTCTATTTCAGTTCCAGAGGACACGACAGTATGGGTGGATATGACATATTTAAAACTACTTACTCCCCTGGCAGCCGTACCTGGAGTAAACCATTAAATCTGGGGTTCCCTTTTTCCACTCCTGCTGATGATATTTATTTTGTAACCGACAGTTTGAATACAATAAGCTATGTTACATCTAACCGCAACGGCACTACTGGCGAAGAAGATATTTTTACTATCAAACCATTCGGCAATGTAAATGTAAAAGGCCTCATTACCGACCGCCGTTCCGGGATTCCATTACAGGATTTTACCATGAATTTTACCGCTCAACGGAAAGCAGATGTAAAATCTTCTTTGCAAACGAGTGAAGAAGGCCGCTATACCCTGCAACTTCGTTCTAATTACAATTATAATGTTGAGATCAAAAATGCCGAAGGAGATGTATTGCTGTTAGACGTATTAAACATTCCCCTGGCAGAAAGCGATACTTCTGTCATTGTCAGAAATTATCAGGTAAACCTTCCTTCCGACGACCTGGCCTTACAGGGGCAGCGGATCAGAGTGGAAAATCTGAATCTGGTGAAAATGCAGTACCGCCCTGCTGATTCTCTTACTATCAGAGGTGTGGTGAGTGATGCATCCGGCATTATAGAAGGTGCCCAGGTGATTATCAGACGGGAAGATTCCAGAGAAACTTTGCTGAATACCAATACAGATGATGAAGGCCAGTATGTGTTCCGGTTTATTCCTGGAGAGCCCAGAGATTTTATAGTAGAAGTTTATAAAGACGGGTATTTGCTCAACAGTATCGCCGTACTATATAATGAGAAAGTTGATTTTCAGGGAAGTACAGTTGAATTAAAATCTACTATGGTAAATTCTGTAGATGCCAGCACCCGCATGACACAAATACAAGTAGGTGCCAAACAAGTACTTGGTGGTGTCTATTTTGAATTTAACAGTGCTAAATTACTGGCCGAAAGTTCAATAGCACTAGACAAACTTTTTCAATTCCTGAAGGATAATACGACTGTTACTATGGAAGTTGGCGGACATACAGATAATATTGGTACCCCGGAAGTAAACAAGTCAATTTCAACGCAACGGGCGCAATCAGTAGTAAATTATCTGGTGAAGAAAGGCATTACCAGGCGAAGATTAACTGCCGTAGGATATGGCGAAGAACAACCAATCACTTCTAATGAAACTTCATTAAACGGTCGGGACGTTAACCGTCGGGTAGAAGTCACCATTCTAAGTAAATAA